The DNA sequence TTCTCAACTCCGATACCCTTGCCGGCCAACCGCCGGGCAAAAGTACGGCTGGCTGTTTGCAATTCCTTAAAAGTAAGAGACATCAAGCCCGGTTCCTCAATCGCTATTCCGTCCGGCATCAACTCTGCTTGTTTATCAAGCCAATGCAGCATTTTTTCACTCATCTGATCACCTCATCATTACAATGTACAAAATAATATACAATGTATATTTCTTGTAAACTTCCAAGTCTTTACATGTTATAATCCATATAACTATTTACCTATGCAGCGATGATTATTCAGCCAGGTATATTCAAAACGAGCCAGGAGGATGTACTTTGAAAACAGAACGCCAAGACACTCTAGTAGATTTGCTTAATGAGGCTTTGCTTCCCTTTCAAACCCGATTGGATAAACATGAATCAGATATGGTTGACTGCCTGCATGAACTCAAACAGTCAATTCAGGCCCTGCATAGAGAACAGAAAGAAATCCGAAATGAACAATTATTACAGAGCAAGAGAATTGAAATGTTGGAGTCCAAACTGGCTACTGCGGGAAAGCAACTTTCTTCCAATAGCTGGGACCTTCGTGAAATCTCGGAGAGTCAGCTCCGTTTGGAAAGCCATATTGAAACATTATCCATACGTTCACTCTCCTATGAAACAGAGCTTCGTAAGTTGAAACGCATTAAGCTCCAAGATTGAATGAATAATAGCCGGCTCAGTACTCAGGTGGAGCCGGCTATCGTTCATATAAGATATGATTAAAGCCGTGAATCAACGCTTCCATATCTTCCTCTGCTATCGTTCGAAAGTCGATTACCGTGCGATCCATTTTAATAGTCGCAGTAATAGGCGTATCCATTTGTCTAAGCAGTAACCGAAGCTCTTCGGCGCTAAGACTGGGATGTTCGACTGCAACTGCAATTGACCGCATATAGACTCCCGGCAATGTACCTCCTCCAGCAGCAGACTGAACATGCGTCAGCTCTTTTTTATAACCCTCGGAAAGACTATTCATAAAATGTTCCGCCTGGCGCTTCATTTCACTCTCACTTTTGAGCATATCACGTACAACGGGAATTTCCTTCTCGGCACATTTTCTTACATAAGCCTGCAAAGTCGCTTCCAGACCAGCGAGTGTCATCTTATCGACTCGCAGCACTCTTGCCATCTGATGCTTTTTAAGCCTATCAATTAATCGTTTGCGACCTGCGATAATGCCGGCCTGCGGACCACCAAGGAGCTTGTCCCCACTGAATGAAATCAAATCAATCTTTGATGCAATAGACTTACTTGCTACGGGCTCATCGCCAATTCCATAATGTGAAAAATCAAATAATGCACCGCTTCCGAGATCTTCATAAACAATGAGCTGCGAGTGCTTTTCCCTCAGCTTAACAAGTTCGGCTGCAGGCACAGCTGAAGTGAAGCCTTCGATCCGGAAATTGCTCGTATGCACTTTCATAAGCATCGTCGTTTCCTCAGAAATCGCTGCTTCATAATCCTTGAGATGCGTCTTGTTCGTTGTACCGACTTCAACAAGTTTGGCCCCACTCTCTTCCATAATGGAAGAAACGCGGAAAGAGCCGCCAATTTCAACAAGCTCACCGCGTGAAACAATAACCTCTTTTTCTTTGGCCAATGTACGTAAAATGAGAAATACTGCTGCTGCATTATTATTTACGACCATTACCGCTTCTGCTCCGGTCACTTTCAAAAGCAAATCTTCAATCAAGTCATGACGAGAACCGCGAGCTCCTGTTTCGAGATTAAACTCAAGGTTGGAATAGCTAGAAGCGGTTTCAGCAATCCGTTCAATAGCATTCTCACTCAAGCGCGCCCTTCCAAGATTCGTATGCAGCACAACTCCGGTTCCATTGATCACCTTTTTGATTTTGCTTTCCCCTTCTAACAGAAGAATATTTTTCAATTCTCCTACTATCCTTTCCTGCAAGGAGATTTTCTCAATTTGAGTTCCAGAAAGAATTTGTTCACGTACATTCCGAACAGCTTGGCGTACATAGTCGGTAAGTATTTCTTTCGATAACTGAGCTTCCAGTCCTATTTCTAAAATATCCGGACTTTGCATTAACTGATGCACTGCCGGCAGCTCCCGCAAAAGTTCATTATTCATTTTTCACCATCCCTTGACGTCCAGAAACGCTTATTCTCAATCCGCTCTGTCATACCCTGATTGTCCAGCCATTCAAGAAAGGGAATCATGTATTTCCTTGAGACTCCGAGAATTTCCTTCGCTTCGGCCGGGGTGAACGACATTCCTGTCCCCCTTTTTAAATCTGCAATTCCTTTATCTACTGTATTCTTGTGAATAAGAAGCTCTTCCGTTATTCGAATTAATTGTTTTTCTCGTATCAAATAATGCTTTACCGCTTCAATATCCTTATCTGCAAGCTCTGCCTGTTTCGCCATCTGATTAAACTGTTCAGGCATGAGTTGTACTTTCTTGTACATTTCAATAAGTATAT is a window from the Aciduricibacillus chroicocephali genome containing:
- the selA gene encoding L-seryl-tRNA(Sec) selenium transferase; this encodes MNNELLRELPAVHQLMQSPDILEIGLEAQLSKEILTDYVRQAVRNVREQILSGTQIEKISLQERIVGELKNILLLEGESKIKKVINGTGVVLHTNLGRARLSENAIERIAETASSYSNLEFNLETGARGSRHDLIEDLLLKVTGAEAVMVVNNNAAAVFLILRTLAKEKEVIVSRGELVEIGGSFRVSSIMEESGAKLVEVGTTNKTHLKDYEAAISEETTMLMKVHTSNFRIEGFTSAVPAAELVKLREKHSQLIVYEDLGSGALFDFSHYGIGDEPVASKSIASKIDLISFSGDKLLGGPQAGIIAGRKRLIDRLKKHQMARVLRVDKMTLAGLEATLQAYVRKCAEKEIPVVRDMLKSESEMKRQAEHFMNSLSEGYKKELTHVQSAAGGGTLPGVYMRSIAVAVEHPSLSAEELRLLLRQMDTPITATIKMDRTVIDFRTIAEEDMEALIHGFNHILYER